CTATGATTCAATGTCCTGCTTAAAAAAAGCCCTGATATGATCCGATAAACTCAATAGGTGTCATTAAAATATCATTTGTTCAGTCTTCAGCCAAAGCCAAAATGTGAACAAATGAgccttctttctttccaaaacaaatAGTCTTTTGGCCTGTGTCCACACATCCCAGACTAATAGACATTTTTAAGCATGCCAAAACAGTGTctgaacatttttacttttttatacGACATATATTGAATCGTATATTGTACAATAATTAATTTGCTTTCCTGTGTAATGTTTTTCCCTATTTAGGCCTCATGCAATGCACGTCCTAGTAATGTGTCGCCACCTAGCGATACATCTTCATAGTGCAGCTAGCGCGTGCGCTGATGATGCAAATTTCAATTCATAATACTGTAAATTTAAACCCCTCAATTTACACTATGTTGTGTATATTGCTGTTGGAACATGTTTTAATtgatgctaaaaaaaacactgggtCTCAGCTCTGATAACAACTTTGTCACTTCTCCATTATAtgagtatttttaatttattgtggATGTATTTCGTGGTTCTTGTTTAGCTTCCCTTATTATTTCCTATGGGTTTATTTTACCTTGAAGACGCTGAAGCCGATTGTTAGATTTTCCCCTTGACCATATTTCCTGTGAATCTTCATATCTCTTTGTTGTAAAGAAATGAGGACCTCGTCAGCCTCCTTTGAGACATCAAACACATACTACAAAAAGacggaaggaaaaaaaaaaatcagaccaCTCATCTTTGTTATAATATTATGAagtattgtgttttgttgctcCATAGTACCTGTGGGTTCTGCAGAAAGGTTTGCTTGTGGTTCGCGCAGCCACCACAACGGTTTAAGAGTGGTTCAGATTGCTTGGTCCAGCTTCCAAAGTGGACAATCTCATGCCAGGTCTTATGGATACTGATCACCGATGTATTGATGAGACGACACACGTCGGCATCCGTAAAGTACTTGCACCAGTCTGAGAAAGACATCCTGTGGAAGGTCAAGTCGCAATTATTTAAAGAGGATGTGGTCACTGATGGAGGATTATAAATTGATTATGTACCAGAACTCTCCATCGTCCTCCACTGTGATGCCGAGGTTGCCTCTTTCAGTATCACCAACCTTTGACCATTCCGCTGAGCTGAGAGAGACACAATGAACATAGAATACAAAGTAATCCAAGAGAAATTGTATAGAAAATGGCTGGCTGGATTTGGATGTATGTTTGGGGTCCCCACCTATCACTCCAGGCTCCATTCCACTCCGTCTTGCCCCACGGATTCCGCATGCGGATCAAGGGTATGGTATCATTCTTGAAGTAGGCCACCAGTCCGTGACCCAGACGTACCCTTTTCACTGCTGTCACAGAGTAGGCGTGACCTTTCACCAGCCCGTTGCCCAGCTTGAGCTCAAGTTCGTGAGCTTCTGCCTGATAAAAAGGAAACATCTCACATGTAGGACCATCTCTAATGTAGACTGATCAAATAATGAGGACACGCAACACACCTTGATGGAGCAACTGATGATTCCGCCACGATCGTACACCTTGACTAGATCTGCAAAGAGATGGTCCAGCTTCTTCTGGTCCTTATAGTAAGCTTCCGCTTCCAGGTTGATGGCCTCAGCCACGGCTCCGCTGAAGTCCACCACTGCGTCTCCAGTGTTGCCCCCTTCCAGTGACTCATAGCAGCCAGATAGCCTGGACACACAACACAAGGCACGTTTGGGCCCTTATGTTGTATTTTCCCTATCAGTGGCATTTTATCAATGGGAGAACTgccacttgttgctaggcaaagTTCAAAGGCAAACACAAAGGAGATAATAATAGTCcagcaagtattttttttgatGGTGTGTTGCGACAGTCCACAATTGTAACAAGCTGCCATGATAAGTGGTTGACTCACTTAGCATAGGCTTTCTCCAGCAGAGCGCTCCAATATTCATTGTTGTCTTTGGAGTGACAGTAGATGAGCTCTCCATTGATGGTAGGAAGCCGGTCATCCACTACCACATCCACCCACGCTCCAAACACCcaaaactgaaagtgaaagatTCCGGCATAGTTCTCCGGGTGTTTGGAGTCCCACTCCTGCTCTTTCCAGTCTGGAATTACCTGCATACACAATGGAAACCTTCTTAATTGCATCCCTATTTTGATGTTGagagcattttgttttcatttttttcttgtaaagaTAAAAGAATTGTGACCggcagtgcaaaaaaaaagaaattcaagatttaccgtaattttcggactataagtcgctccggagtataagtcgcaccagccataaaatgcccaaaaatgtgaaaaaaaacatatataagtcgctccggagtataagtcgccttttggggggcaatttattcgacaaaatccaacaccaagaacagacatgaacgagcaacaacaggctaaacgatacggtatgctaatgtgacaaacacaaacgaggagctgagaacgggcctgacgtaacattcagttatttaaaaaaaactattacataaataacacgtttataaaaccatctgtgtcactccaattcattaaatccatcgatcgtcctttgtcaacaatgccgtgtgccgcgctgcagttcaaattattccacaggcccatacaacgatatataaactatattttaaataactatcacataaacaacaatattatcaaaccatttgtgtcactccaaatcattaaatccatcgatcaaatttctcgtcctttatgtcatcctggtgacagaggacatgtccagagctttaaagtgttaattactttatttgattttttctctctatttttcatgttttgaatatgttcaagatgtgaagtggtcaactatacttctaagtaagtgatgtgttaatgatcaagtaaaaatttgtgaaaaaaaacatatataagtcgctcctgagtataagtcgcccccccacccaaactatgaaaaaaaacgcgacttatagtccgaaaattacggtactttgaAATAGCCTCGGGTGAATTCCTGCTGTGAGCTAACATGAACATAATATGGATCATCTTTCTAAATACATGACGCTCACTTTTTTCCAGAGGTTGGGCTTCAGTGCCAGACAGGAGCAGGCGGCCACAAACCAACAGTTCCCCACAGAGCCCTGGTTCAAGTCATGTGCGCTGACACCCTCCACAAACAGGTGAGGATCATTGCTGATCTCCTGCAGCACAAACGTATGACTGGATCACATGACAGGTATTGACAAATTGGTTCAAAAATATGTATGGTGCATGTCTCGCCTGTGAGTCAGAACTGATAAGCGATAACAGCAGCACACAGCACCATTAGATACACTTGATAACATTTACACTTTGTCTACAAGCTCAAACAAACTGTGGAATCTTGTCCAGTAAGTCTGGATTGTCCCTTCTAGCCATCCCAAAATTTCCCAAAGAGTACAACTCACCCTAGGTCGTTTCCATTGCACCATACCAGGTGGTGGTTTCCGAAAATACAGTGACGCATCGATACACGGGAACTCGGGATCCTCAAAGAGTTTCTTACTCCTGATACAGTCGTTCTTTAGCTCAGCATAATGCTGGTTCTTGTAGGGGGTCGCAGAGGAGAACATGGTCCACAAACGGAAGACTCACAGCTGAATAAGGGAATGATATACATTTCAAATTAGATGCATATTGAGACCCCCTCCCTCGGTTTTGGCAAatgctgccattttttttttttatccccagAGGAATTTTGTGAATGCCTCTTGAGAGTCTAACTCTGGAAATATTCGATTAAGTTATTGAAGGCTTTGTAATAACTAAAACCATattcccaaaataaacatgcgCCAACattcacatctttttttgttgaatgtcATGAAATTGTTCACACTGGCCCAAATTACATTTTAGAGAAtctcaaaatgtcacaaggAGCAATGAACTATGAAGCTGTATACAGATGTTTGAACTACGACCCCGCACACTGACTCCTTCATTTTTTAGATACAAGCCAAATGAATTACACTGAAGCGATCAAAAACTCGAAGACAACATTAAACTAGATTTacatcaaagtaaaaaatgtttcttttgcaCGGGCAAAATATTCGATAGGTAATCGAAATTAATTCAGTAATTGTGTCACAAATATTGACCAAATGTCTTCAATGGATTCTGATGATCCAtttcaagtaaacaatttgagataaaagaaagTAGCGAGTTCACCATACCTCTGACGCAGGGACGAATGCCTTCCTGCTCCACGAGAAGGAAGCTCTTGAGTGTTTTTACCTGCCCGCCTCTGATCCTCCCACTCACGGTCGGTGCATTAATGCTCTGCTGGAGCCGCGCCCTGCCAGTTTTCCACCGCTCTCCTCTTATGTCAGCTTCCTCCAGTATTGTTTCATTGTGTTACATATACTTTACATATGGGAAATCATTTAACTCCGATTACCCGGCTGATAGACCTAATTTAATTGAGGAGCCAGTCTGAGGGGTAAACTACTGTTTgtggcagtgtgtgtgtgtgtgtgtgtgtgtgtgtgtgtgtgtgtgtgtgtgtgtgtgtgtgtgtgtgtgtgtgtgtgatcatGCGGTGTATTTTGGTAAGGTGTTTATATTTCAGTAAGATCATAAATGtagcattgatttttttttaaacgtattattaaattgccatttttagtgtatgtatgtatatgtgaaTGAAGCATGCACAATCCAATTCAAGAACTGTATCCAATGTCCAGTTTTGAGTGGCAGTGTCAAAGTATTTGTTTAACAATATATTTCTTCTGATTGTTTGTGGAACTATTACAAAGACTGATGTGACTAATCATGATCATATTTTTAGAAGTGCATATCAGATCTAACAAACTAATCAACTGTCATAAGAGCATGCAGGTATACCTAATGATCTGTGAGTAGTCTGTGCTAAGGTAATAAAGGTAACACTCACCTAAAGAGTGCTGTCTTCTGTTCTGAGGTCAGTCACATTCAAAATCCCCACTGCATCCCACGTTTGGATTTCAAAGTCTGTTTTCATAAAACACGACAGGGGGGACGGgttcaaatgcaaattgtgAGCTACGTAAACTCCCTGAAGCAAATGTCGTAATTAGGCCACAAGCACGAGTAGAAAACTGGTCTGACCAGCAGCTCCGTGCATTCATGCAAAAGCTGcagaggagaaagaggagggaAGGGGAGACTGAAACTGAATACTTCAGAGCTCCTTGTTGGTCAAACAAGCCAAAACCTGTTGTGTTTGATTTGCATTGCTCCCGTAAGCCATCACAGCACAGTGTGTGGAATCGGCTAGAGCTTTTATATAGTAGCAGTATTGTTTGGAATCACCCACAGAGGCCAAAGGTCAGTCGTATTTAAAAGCCTGACAATTAACAGGACTACCAGGGCCATTCAGTGTGCACACTAGGTGAAGTGTagtaaaaaagacaaactggCGAGCACTCTGTTGtctggattgaagtcggggaaGGAGCACAAGAGGCTCTTTGACTCTTTGAGACAGAAAGGGAAAAGAAGTCTTTCAGATAATCTTCCACCGTGAAGGGAAAAAGAGGCAAGTGAAGAAGAATGTTCCAAGAGAGCCAAAAGAAATACACCAAATCTGTGCAGAATGAATGGAGTAGCTcatgaagaaattaaaaataaatctcacGGATCAGGATTGTGCTGCGAAAGTGATCGGTGATGTTTAAACAAATGGAAGACTCACAGCTGAACAAGGACATGACATATATTTCAAGTTGGATGCATATAGAGCCCCCCCCCAGacccacccatccatttttgttttcttatccCCAGAAGAATATTGTGAATACCTCTTGAGAATCTGGCTTTGGAAATATTCAATTAAGTTATTGAAGGCTTTGTAATAACTGAAACCATCTTCCCAAAATGAATATGCGCCAACATTCATATCcacatcttgttttgttttgcaacaaAATTCTTCACACTGGCCCAAATTGCATCGTCTcaaagtcacatgaccaaaggAGCAATGAACTATAAAGGTGTATACGGATGTTTGAACTTATGACCCCACACACTGACTCCTTCAATGTTTCGATACAGGCCAAATGAATTAAGCTGAAGCGATCAAAATCTCCAAGACGACATTAAACTAGATTTACATCAAAgtaaacatgttttcttttgcacGGCCAAAACATTCGATAGGTACATAATCGAAATCAATTCAGTAATTGTGTCACAAGTGTTGACCAAATGTCCACTGGATTCTGATGATCCATTTCAAGTAAACAATTCTGGATAAAAGAAACCAACGACTTCATCATACCTCTGACGCAGGGATGAATGCCTTCCTGCTTCACAAGAATTTTGCTCTTGAGTGTTTTTACCTGGCTGCCTCTGATCCTCCCACACAATCAGTGCATAACTGCATTGTTGGAGTCACGTCCTGCCAGTCTTCCAGCACTCTCCTTTATGTGTTTACTTCCTccagtattgtttttttgtgttacaCATGAGAAATAATTTAACTTTCTGGCTGCCAGACTTCTGATTTAATTGCCAGTCTGTTTGGGAAACTACTGTTTGcggcagtgtgtgtgtacgtgtgtgtgtttgtgtgcgtatacgtgtgtgtgttatctATTTTAGAGTTCCAGGCTAATGTGATCATGCGGTGTATTTTGGTAAGGTGTTTATAGTTAAGACCACAAACATAGCATTATACAGAAGATGAATGGACTAGCTcaagaataaattaaaagtaaatctAATGGATCAGGATTGAGCTGTGAAAGTAATCGGTGACGTTTAAAATGCAAGTCAaggtcatgaaaaaaaaaaaagattcacatGCACTTTGGCAATATAATGTTTTTTATCTTTACTTCACCTTTCCACATTTTCTTCAGCATTCCGGAACACAAATtatcaaattttcaaattagtATCCGGGAGCTGCCGCCTgattattaataaaataattaaactgATAGTTTAATAATTGTGACAACTAACAAGTTAAAACTTGCTTTGTCCCACACTGATAAGAATAGTAATTATGCTTCCGGTATTACTTCATCATCTTTCccaaaaactaaataaaaaaatgatccaAGAGCAATCTTGCACCAGTGAATGCCTCCCAAGTGATTAAAACAGGCCGGGTCAAATATGTGCCCCGCAACGTCACAGCCATTTCAGCCAATATTTGTGAAACATgaaacaatttgtcttcattgttCCCAGCACTAGGCGGGGTCACCTTTGTCTTAACCCAGGTCGAATGTGCAATAAAATGCCGTTTAGCTTTTAAAGCACACGAATGCCACAAGGTTATTAGCGTGACTTTTTATGTCATGTGCTAAGAATTTcgacatatttttaaatagagGGCAATGCCCGATAAGAATGTTTACCATCTTTAATTGATTTTGGGCAGTGTGacaactgttaaaaaaatctaTGCTTAGATAAACTTTGTTTATCTTTATATTAAGCCACTAATTATCCCCAAATTCACAATAACAGTACACGACAGTCAGCAGATGGCAGCAGATTCCAATTTGTTATACCTATAACTTAACAGTGAAAAACTTTGAAATACTTACTGCGCTGTATTATAATGAtctaaaaaaatgatgaatacCTGACGTGTTATTTTCCTATATCCTCCAATTTCAAAGGGTGGAACAAAAGTTCTGTATTTCCCCCTACTTCAATAATTAATGTGACATTGGCCCCTTTTAAGTTATGCTCGCCTTTTACACTCCACTTTTTCTGTTGATGTCCATGGGGGAACGCGCACGTTGTATCGCCacatttgactttgttttgtgcCGTCATCGTCAGGTTTTGTATTTGAGACATTAAACGCAAGCAAGACGCGATCCTGCTGTAAGTCATCATTCCCGACTGCTGAAACGCAACGCAGTCGAACACCAGCGGTTACCCTTAAATCCGGTGgcctaaaataaatgaataaataaatgtcattcatGTGACCTTCGTGAGGTGCACAATAAGTGACCTCATTTTCACACATCTTGTGACAACTTAGTGCCAAAGAACAAAGTTGAAACTAAttgaatttcatttatttatttatgaaagtgctctgctgccatcttgtggaatCCTGGTACCAAGCAACTATGTGGGGGGAGTTTtgtttagacaaaagtagagCTTTGCCTCCATAGGCAATTCTAAGCGTTTACGTGGCAGATGGTAGGAGTACATGAATGGAAGGACATCACTGTAAATGTAATAAATGATGACATAGGTGATGTACTTGTACAATTGTTTTAATTGCAAAATGATGCCGTTATTACATTGAATGAAGCACTGAAACAAGCCACTGTTTGACATTGCAAAATACCACAAAAAAGGTCATTTATGTTATGAGAAAAGGCATAGGTGGAATATAAAAGAGTACGGGATACACCATGATAAAGTGTCTAAGTCTACAAAACAAGCATTGTTGGTATGCCTCATTTGACAAAGTGGTTAAAAAATAGCAAGCGAGATTCTTGTTTTGGTCAAAAACAAGGCACCAATGATGATGACTAAACCCCACACggacatttgtttgttttatattctgttggggggtggggggggctcaTAGATGTCGTCGACAAAAGGCATGAACATTTCATCATTACTCCTAAAATCCAAATGCATAGATGTTAATTGAAAAACGGAGGCTATACAAGTAGCACTTTGTTCACATAGTTTTTCGGGGGTAAATTGTGGTCCTGCCATGCAGACATTCAAAGTgcctggagctggttgtgctTCAGTGTCATCCAATTGAATCAAAAGAGTCTCGGGCTTGATTGCCAGCAAAACCTGAGAAAACTCTTAGGAAACATAATCACATACTTTTTATTatagatattaaaaaaaagagctgcacAAGGAGACTTAAAAAAGTACTAATTGTCATAGCTCACAAGTtgaatgtagaaaaaaaaatccaagacaCGTACCATTCTTATAAATTAATAAACTTTatcaaatattaaaagcaATATTATGTTAGAGCCTTGGGAGGAACATGTTTGCATGACCAGATGTTCCTCCAGAAATGTTAATAGAAGCtaagtctttttttcctaaatAGATCCTGCAACACTTTGGCTTTGTGACCTTTACGTATTTATCCATGACTTATTAAAATGTTACCAAAACACTGCCGTATACTGATTGGCCTAATTTAACAAGATGAACTTTGGTTAATCTTATGCACCGTTAGGTCCTTCAAatcagcttcttttttttttgcacctaAAGCTTTAAAATAATTCACCAGCATCATGCAAAGCAATATGTACAAGATGGAGGGTATAAGATGTAACCAGGTATAGCCTGCAAATGTATATATGGAGCCATTAAACAAAGAAATTGCCTGAGGAATGTGTGGAATGTTTTTCCCGCAATGTTTTCAGAGTTATTGCAATTATTGATTAAGAAAGCTTCCTTTTCAGAAGATCTTTCCACACATTGCTACCTCAGGAGTTCTTTTACTTTGACTACAGCCAGAAAAAGTTGAACAAACGTTAAGATGACTTTATGGAAGCACAGCAATGGTGACCGGAATACCAGGAAAGGTTATGAGAACTATGAACAGTATTTACAGCAGGTTCAAAACACGGTGCtcacccccctcccaaaaaagaCTAGCTTTagcaccctaaaaaaaaaaaaaaggcatacaAAAGTCAGATTTGACACCCTAAAATCACTCATTTTGCTGCTGGGAAATTTGTGATTGGAGCATagtgtgtgcaaaaaaaaaaaaggtaacatTTCTAAACAGTGGCAGTGAAATTTGTTAAAACATTCGTGGCATTGTGAGACGAATATTTTGTGGTAAAAACTgataataaatttaaaaaaacaagagtggGTGTTTTTGTGCTCTCAAGCAGCAAAGAGAATTCTAGTTGACACCTAAGTGGGTCTTCTCGACCACAAGGTGGCACTCTAGAAAAGCTGGAAAGCCTCACAGgtttacaaaaaaaggttTCAGAGTCTACATTGACTCCCCAAcagaatcatcatcatccagaGATAAGGGCAGGTAGAGATCCTGTAAACACACAGATCATGTTCAGATGATGCAttgaaggatttaaaaaataactaaaaaaaacagcaagagtGTGTTTTGGTACCTTCTGTTTGTTACCGGGTGCAGGGCTGGTCGGGGTGGAGGTGGGAGAGTGCTTGGAGATGGGGGTGGAAATCTGGCTGCTGGAGCCTGTTCCGTTGGCTGAGAGGACAACATAATAGTATGAAACTTAGACAAactactgtttctgtgttagATACTCTATGTTTCCTGTGTGTGATATCAACAAGTATGCTTGCGAGTGTGAGCTGTGGTAGACAGCAGCTCCTGGCTGAGTGTAGTCGTATTTGAGTTTTGATATTCTCCCAAGAAAATGAATCGCCGAGAGCAGCTAATTTAAATTTGGgtgtaataaaataattgattcTCATTTTGACAAGACACATGGGATCTGTTTAAAATTGTACACTTGTATTGTAAATACagcatatttgtgttttgacaaaatggcggcgcaatgtaattttgtttcattaaaGAGCGACGTCAAAGGAAAGGCAAACATGACACAAGTAAGCGTTGCTTCATTTTACATCGCACCAAAAATGATGGATGGTTTTCTTCCGATCTGTAATTCACATTCCTCTAAAAGTTgaaagtcattcgtttggttCTCATTGTGTCACATTGTTGGATTCCATCCACTAGCGTATTAGTGTTTACATCCGAAAGCAGCGCAAGAGTTTGTAAAGTGGGTTAACGGAGCCTTTTGTCTACAAGAGATAAAAAGACTTGAGCAGACTGTCAGCCAGGTGGTCAGTGAGTGTTTTAAACAATTCTTGGACAAAGATGCATTGTTAAGCTTCATTTAAAATCACTCAGTCAGACTAAGTGTAGCATTAAAGGAAGGCCACCCAAAAGCCACAATACTTATCACGTTCGTACATAAAATTCCCCAAGCATTACAAACCACATCTTGGTTTGGATTTTGTAGCATGTAATAACATTCCATGGAAAATCCAAACCactaaattatttcatttagtGCAGGAAAACAGGCATCTGctgtacaaatacaaaatactgCTGAACAGCTATTGTGTGCACCGCTTCCCCAATCAATACCGATCAATAAAACAATCAAGTCAGTTAAATAAAACTGAAGGATTGGGCCTCCACCCCCACTACTAGGCTACATGCATCAGCTgcctttgtttgattttttattaGCTAGACCGTTATGATTTAT
The sequence above is drawn from the Syngnathus acus chromosome 14, fSynAcu1.2, whole genome shotgun sequence genome and encodes:
- the LOC119134007 gene encoding calpain-5-like; protein product: MFSSATPYKNQHYAELKNDCIRSKKLFEDPEFPCIDASLYFRKPPPGMVQWKRPREISNDPHLFVEGVSAHDLNQGSVGNCWFVAACSCLALKPNLWKKVIPDWKEQEWDSKHPENYAGIFHFQFWVFGAWVDVVVDDRLPTINGELIYCHSKDNNEYWSALLEKAYAKLSGCYESLEGGNTGDAVVDFSGAVAEAINLEAEAYYKDQKKLDHLFADLVKVYDRGGIISCSIKAEAHELELKLGNGLVKGHAYSVTAVKRVRLGHGLVAYFKNDTIPLIRMRNPWGKTEWNGAWSDSSAEWSKVGDTERGNLGITVEDDGEFWMSFSDWCKYFTDADVCRLINTSVISIHKTWHEIVHFGSWTKQSEPLLNRCGGCANHKQTFLQNPQYVFDVSKEADEVLISLQQRDMKIHRKYGQGENLTIGFSVFKVELNRKYRLHDILTQKCVASSTYINARTVFMRSTLTQGRYVIMPTTFQPHILGDYMLRLFTDVDSGCRELSEDKPRVRCWSSFLGYPQVVTHVYVHAAEGLQNQDSTGGADPYVIISCEGHSVRSPIQKDTLTPDFETSGVFYRKKPRKPLTVQIWNSNAVQDQFMGQVMLSGSAKDTTNPQRLRLRKQGRNMADEMPGSVTLRIVTSTQLTSI